The Corynebacterium marinum DSM 44953 genome contains the following window.
ATCCGCAACTCGGATATCCGCGCCGTCGAGGTCGCCACGGCGAAGGCCTTCCCCGGCATCGAGCACACCTGGACCACCGACGGCCAGTGGCTCATGCGGGCCGGGGACGGCATCACCGAACGCTCCAACTCGGCCGCCCCCCTCGGCCGCTCCGCCGGCTTCGGCCACGTCCCCCTCGACGAGATCACCTCCTTCTACCGGCGCCACGGCCTGCCGGTGACGGTGCTCATCCCCGAGCGCATCGGCCGCCCCGCGGAGCGGCTCGTCGAGGCCGGCGGCTGGCAGCTCGGCCCGGAGATCATCGTGATGACCCGTCCCCTCACCGATCTCCCCGCCCCCGCCGAAGCCCCCGAGCTGCTTTTCCGCCTGGACGAACAGCCCGACGACGCGTGGCTGGCACTCTACAACTTCCGCGGCAGTCCCCTGCCCGTCCACGCCCTGGATCTGCTGCGCGGGCAGATCGACGGCCGCATGGGTTTCGGCCGCCTGAGCACCGCCGACGGGGAAACCGTGGCCATCACCCGCGGCACGCTCACCTCCTCGGACGACGGCCGCCGGTGGCTCGGCTACTCGGCCGTCGAAGTCGCCGCCGCTTATCGACGCCGCGGCCTGGGCACCCGCCTCGGCGCCGAGATGCTCGCCTGGGGGGCCGGGGCCGGCGCCACCGACGCCTACCTGCAGGTCATCGCCTCCAACGAGGCCGGGCGGGCCCTGTACACGAAGCTGGGATTCATCGAGCACCACCGCCACCGCTACGCCCGGCTGGAGGGGTAGCGGACCGGACAGGAAGGGCCGTAGAGTGTGACCTGAACCACCCCCTCCCCCCAGGAGCTGCCATGAGCGCCCAGTTCACCCCCTACATCTCCTTCCCCGGCAACGCCGCGGAGGTTTTCCGCTTCTACCACGAGATCTTCGGCGGGGAACTGGAGGTGATGACCTACGGCGAGATGCCCATGGAGGGCCTG
Protein-coding sequences here:
- a CDS encoding N-acetylglutamate synthase, CG3035 family, with the protein product MGIFHSDEVAVGDRVVVRRRLPDTPGHYTDVIGHVLSLTPLTVRPQSVGGLPSAAEAVEIPAGQVKVVKRLSPRTIRNSDIRAVEVATAKAFPGIEHTWTTDGQWLMRAGDGITERSNSAAPLGRSAGFGHVPLDEITSFYRRHGLPVTVLIPERIGRPAERLVEAGGWQLGPEIIVMTRPLTDLPAPAEAPELLFRLDEQPDDAWLALYNFRGSPLPVHALDLLRGQIDGRMGFGRLSTADGETVAITRGTLTSSDDGRRWLGYSAVEVAAAYRRRGLGTRLGAEMLAWGAGAGATDAYLQVIASNEAGRALYTKLGFIEHHRHRYARLEG